A stretch of Mucilaginibacter terrae DNA encodes these proteins:
- a CDS encoding MATE family efflux transporter, translated as MPFSFQPYKQHYRDNLKLAIPVVISQLGHTLVHLSDSIIVGHFAGTISLAAVSLVNSVFVVAMVMGLGIAYGITPLIAQNNGQKNYADCGRLLSNSIFINLLFSIVLFIAIYFGAGNVLALLKQSPEVLKQAKPFLLLLSVSIIPLMLFTTFKQFAEGLGFTRQAMMISIWGNVINICLGIIFVKGLFGIKPMGISGVGYSTLIDRTIMAIVMGIYVFRSKNFKAYLKDFSISYISLKRCKQLIGIGAPVSLQYTFEVSAFSAAAIIVGQIGAVEQAAHQVAINLASLTYMMASGVSSAAAIKSGNYFGARSFGELKASAIASYHIVLAFMTITALIFVVANKWLPWIVTTDVSVIAIASKLLIIAAIFQLFDGAQVIGLGILRGMGDVNMPTLITLLAYWVIGLPLGYILGINLHMGAEGVWYGLVAGLGIASVLLYLRFNVTTKKHLEDYIFDDTLKI; from the coding sequence ATGCCTTTTTCTTTTCAGCCCTATAAACAACATTACCGTGATAACCTTAAACTGGCTATACCGGTTGTAATATCACAGTTAGGGCACACACTGGTGCATCTGAGCGATAGTATTATTGTGGGCCATTTTGCCGGCACCATATCGCTTGCGGCGGTATCATTGGTAAATAGTGTGTTTGTGGTTGCCATGGTAATGGGTTTAGGAATTGCTTATGGCATTACTCCGCTCATAGCTCAAAACAACGGACAAAAAAACTATGCCGATTGTGGCCGGTTACTATCCAACAGTATTTTCATCAATCTCCTATTCAGCATTGTGTTATTTATAGCTATTTACTTTGGCGCGGGCAATGTACTTGCCCTGCTAAAACAATCGCCCGAGGTTTTAAAACAGGCTAAACCTTTCCTACTGCTACTATCGGTTTCTATCATTCCGCTCATGCTGTTTACTACGTTTAAACAGTTTGCCGAAGGTTTGGGTTTTACCCGCCAGGCCATGATGATTTCCATATGGGGCAATGTAATTAATATTTGCCTCGGGATAATTTTTGTTAAGGGCCTATTTGGTATAAAACCAATGGGTATTAGTGGTGTGGGTTACAGCACATTGATAGACCGTACCATTATGGCCATAGTAATGGGCATATACGTTTTCAGGTCGAAGAATTTCAAGGCGTATTTAAAAGACTTTTCTATAAGCTATATCAGCTTAAAACGCTGTAAACAACTCATTGGTATAGGTGCGCCGGTATCATTACAGTACACTTTTGAAGTGAGCGCATTTAGTGCGGCGGCTATTATTGTAGGCCAGATTGGCGCAGTAGAACAGGCCGCACACCAGGTAGCCATTAACCTTGCTTCATTAACTTACATGATGGCCAGCGGTGTATCATCGGCAGCGGCAATTAAATCGGGCAACTACTTTGGAGCCAGAAGCTTTGGAGAGCTCAAAGCATCGGCCATTGCCAGCTACCATATTGTACTGGCATTTATGACCATAACGGCACTCATATTTGTTGTAGCCAACAAATGGCTGCCCTGGATAGTGACAACCGATGTTAGTGTGATCGCCATTGCCTCCAAATTGTTAATTATTGCGGCCATCTTTCAACTGTTTGATGGTGCACAGGTAATTGGCTTAGGCATACTACGCGGCATGGGCGATGTAAACATGCCAACACTTATTACACTGCTGGCTTACTGGGTAATTGGTTTGCCGCTGGGATATATACTGGGTATCAACCTCCATATGGGAGCCGAAGGCGTTTGGTATGGGCTGGTAGCCGGTTTAGGTATAGCATCTGTACTACTTTACCTCCGCTTTAACGTAACTACTAAAAAGCATTTAGAAGATTACATTTTTGATGATACGTTAAAAATATAG
- a CDS encoding glycosyltransferase family 2 protein — MPELSVVITVMNEEENIKPLIAEIRKALPAIDYEVIFVDDGSEDRTREEIVANADERIKLVDLRKNYGQSTAMTAGIDHTTGEYVALLDGDLQNDPNDIPSMLQKLKDEDWDVVAGNRANRKDGMFLRKIPSKIANAMIRRLTGVYIKDYGCTLKIFRKEIADDLGLYGELHRFIPVLAKLQGARITQVDVRHHARIHGQSKYGINRTFKVIADLILMVFFRKYIQKPMHLFGSIGFMAFFLGALINLYLLILKILGHDIWGKPLLILGLILLLGGVQLITLGILAEVNVRTYFESQNKKTYQVRRIFNGKEFIKPQTNGGLV, encoded by the coding sequence ATGCCGGAACTATCAGTTGTTATAACTGTAATGAACGAAGAGGAAAACATTAAACCTCTTATTGCTGAAATACGAAAAGCTTTACCGGCAATTGATTACGAGGTGATTTTTGTTGACGACGGCTCGGAAGACCGCACCCGCGAAGAAATTGTTGCCAATGCTGATGAGCGCATAAAACTGGTAGATCTCCGCAAAAATTACGGCCAAAGCACTGCCATGACCGCTGGTATTGATCATACCACGGGCGAATACGTAGCCCTGTTAGACGGCGACCTGCAAAACGACCCGAACGATATTCCATCGATGTTGCAAAAACTAAAAGATGAGGATTGGGATGTGGTGGCAGGTAACCGCGCCAACCGTAAGGACGGTATGTTTTTACGTAAAATTCCGAGCAAAATTGCTAATGCCATGATTCGCCGTTTAACAGGCGTTTATATAAAAGATTACGGTTGTACGCTTAAAATTTTCCGTAAAGAAATTGCAGATGATTTGGGCTTGTACGGTGAATTGCACCGCTTTATACCGGTGTTAGCTAAATTGCAGGGCGCACGCATCACACAGGTTGATGTAAGGCATCATGCCCGTATTCATGGTCAATCAAAATATGGCATTAACCGTACCTTTAAGGTAATTGCCGATCTAATACTGATGGTATTTTTTCGCAAGTACATTCAAAAACCTATGCACCTGTTTGGCAGCATTGGTTTTATGGCCTTCTTTTTAGGAGCACTTATTAACTTATACTTACTAATACTTAAAATACTGGGTCATGATATATGGGGCAAACCTTTATTAATATTAGGCTTAATATTGCTTTTGGGCGGCGTGCAGTTGATTACACTTGGTATTTTGGCCGAGGTTAACGTGCGTACCTATTTCGAATCGCAAAACAAGAAAACTTATCAGGTACGCCGTATTTTTAACGGCAAAGAATTTATTAAACCCCAAACCAATGGCGGCTTAGTATAA
- a CDS encoding alpha/beta hydrolase family protein, producing MCSNPAKLVLVTRREAQNEVPNFFIKNLKLRIADQQITNFTNPYPQMAGVTKTKLQYKRADGIDMTGDLYLPKGYNKEKDGPLPVLIWAYPAEFNSADDAAQIKGSPDKFITINPGGPVFFVTQGYAVLDNASMPIVAKDGKKPNDNFVEQLTLNAEAAIKKLSDLGVGDRNRVAVGGHSYGAFMTANLLAHTKLFKAGLAESGAYNRTLTPFGFQNEERTYWDDPKLYYDMSPFSFANQIKTPLLLIHGDADDNTGTYPINSERLFAAIKGFGGTVRFVFLPYEAHGYRGRENLMHKLWEQLEWMNTYVKNPKSAPTAQAK from the coding sequence ATGTGCTCGAACCCGGCAAAATTGGTATTGGTTACCCGCCGCGAGGCTCAAAATGAGGTACCAAACTTCTTTATTAAAAACTTAAAATTAAGAATTGCCGATCAGCAGATCACAAACTTTACTAATCCTTATCCGCAAATGGCGGGTGTTACCAAAACCAAACTGCAATATAAACGTGCGGATGGTATTGATATGACCGGCGATTTGTATTTGCCTAAAGGTTACAATAAAGAAAAAGATGGCCCCTTACCGGTGTTGATATGGGCTTACCCTGCCGAGTTTAATTCTGCCGATGATGCTGCTCAAATTAAAGGTTCCCCTGATAAGTTTATCACCATTAACCCAGGTGGACCGGTGTTTTTTGTAACTCAAGGTTATGCAGTGTTGGATAATGCATCGATGCCAATTGTTGCTAAAGATGGTAAAAAACCCAACGATAACTTTGTTGAGCAGCTAACGCTTAATGCCGAGGCCGCTATCAAAAAATTATCAGACCTGGGCGTGGGTGACCGCAACCGTGTTGCCGTTGGTGGTCACAGCTATGGCGCATTTATGACCGCTAACTTGTTAGCTCATACCAAACTGTTTAAAGCCGGATTGGCCGAAAGTGGTGCTTATAACCGTACTCTCACTCCTTTTGGTTTTCAAAATGAGGAGCGCACTTATTGGGACGATCCTAAACTGTACTATGATATGAGCCCGTTTAGCTTTGCTAATCAAATTAAAACCCCGCTGCTGCTAATTCATGGTGATGCCGATGATAATACTGGTACTTATCCTATCAACAGCGAGCGTTTGTTTGCGGCCATTAAAGGGTTTGGAGGTACCGTTCGTTTTGTGTTTTTACCATACGAGGCACACGGCTACCGCGGTCGCGAAAACCTGATGCACAAACTTTGGGAGCAATTAGAGTGGATGAACACTTACGTTAAAAACCCTAAGTCGGCACCAACGGCTCAGGCTAAATAA
- a CDS encoding SMP-30/gluconolactonase/LRE family protein: MNAIFKGGIAALIPLVVFTAASISNKPANVSITSFQKDSTYSATGLFDANERPVLISKQFSFTEGPAADNKGNIYFTDQPNNAIWKYGTDGKLTLFSNNTGRSNGMYFDKKGNLLTCADKENQLWRFSADGKKSEVILNDLNGHKFNGPNDLWVDAKGGIYFTDPYYQRDYWTHKQSELDGEKVYYLAKGKTQAIVVCDKLQKPNGIAGTIDGKLLYVADIKANKTYKFNIEQDASLSNQHLFTEKGSDGITLDEKGNVYLTGGNGITIYDPEGEKIGVVAIPEPWTANVCFGGKDKNLLFITASKAVYIMQMKVKGSTKNASKQR; this comes from the coding sequence ATGAATGCGATATTTAAAGGCGGTATAGCCGCTTTAATTCCATTAGTGGTATTCACCGCTGCTTCAATTAGCAATAAGCCTGCAAATGTAAGTATTACATCGTTTCAAAAAGATAGTACTTACAGTGCTACCGGCCTGTTTGATGCCAACGAACGCCCTGTACTCATTAGCAAACAATTTTCATTTACTGAAGGTCCGGCCGCCGATAATAAAGGCAACATATACTTTACAGATCAGCCCAATAATGCCATTTGGAAATACGGCACAGATGGTAAACTGACTCTATTCAGTAACAATACAGGCCGCTCTAACGGAATGTATTTTGATAAAAAGGGCAACCTGCTCACCTGTGCCGATAAAGAAAACCAGCTTTGGCGTTTTAGTGCTGATGGTAAAAAAAGCGAGGTGATACTAAATGATTTGAACGGGCACAAATTTAACGGCCCTAATGACTTATGGGTGGATGCCAAAGGTGGCATATACTTCACCGATCCTTATTACCAACGCGATTACTGGACGCACAAGCAATCAGAACTCGACGGTGAAAAAGTATACTATCTTGCTAAAGGTAAAACACAAGCCATTGTAGTATGTGATAAGCTGCAAAAACCCAATGGCATAGCCGGTACCATAGATGGTAAGCTGTTGTATGTTGCCGATATTAAAGCTAACAAAACTTACAAGTTCAATATAGAGCAAGACGCGAGTTTAAGCAACCAACATTTGTTTACTGAAAAAGGCTCAGACGGCATTACGCTTGACGAGAAAGGGAATGTGTACTTAACCGGAGGTAATGGTATTACCATATATGATCCCGAAGGCGAAAAAATTGGCGTGGTAGCTATACCCGAGCCTTGGACGGCGAACGTATGCTTTGGCGGAAAAGACAAAAACTTATTATTTATTACCGCATCAAAAGCAGTGTACATTATGCAAATGAAGGTAAAGGGCTCAACAAAAAACGCCTCAAAGCAGCGTTAA
- a CDS encoding class I SAM-dependent methyltransferase: protein MNDVLGRALHDYHYNNTPSELWIHNLYGPKEQMPIEAYFREEEDMPDLEWVALNECRGFVLDIGAGAGSHAIELQKRGYEVAAMDISPLSVEVMRARGVNDAFVADIFQYNHKKFDTLLLLMNGIGLAGNIEMLKKLLGHLKTLLADGGQVLFDSSDVAYLYEGKLPESGYHGEIKYQYEYKNQKGEWFTWLYVDEQTLTTIAGECGFDMEVLYEDEHGQYLSRLITKK, encoded by the coding sequence ATGAACGATGTACTTGGCAGGGCGCTGCATGATTATCACTACAACAATACCCCATCGGAGTTATGGATACATAACCTTTACGGTCCTAAGGAACAAATGCCTATCGAAGCATATTTTAGGGAAGAAGAAGACATGCCCGATTTGGAATGGGTAGCCTTGAACGAGTGCCGTGGGTTTGTATTGGATATTGGTGCAGGTGCGGGTAGCCATGCCATCGAACTGCAAAAACGTGGCTATGAAGTTGCCGCCATGGATATTTCGCCGTTGTCGGTAGAAGTAATGAGGGCCCGTGGGGTTAACGATGCTTTTGTGGCTGATATATTCCAGTACAACCATAAAAAGTTTGACACCCTGCTTTTACTCATGAACGGCATTGGTTTGGCGGGTAATATCGAAATGCTGAAAAAACTGCTTGGGCATCTGAAAACCTTATTAGCCGATGGCGGACAAGTATTGTTCGATTCATCAGATGTGGCTTATTTATACGAGGGCAAGTTACCAGAGAGTGGCTATCATGGTGAAATTAAATATCAGTACGAATATAAAAATCAAAAAGGTGAATGGTTTACCTGGCTGTATGTTGATGAGCAAACTTTAACCACAATTGCCGGGGAATGTGGTTTTGATATGGAGGTTTTATATGAGGATGAACATGGGCAATATTTAAGCCGGTTAATAACTAAAAAGTAA
- a CDS encoding FAD-dependent oxidoreductase, which yields MSRPIIFAIDDDPQVLRALNRDLRSQYGKEYKVMSTESANEALETLVEMKNAGDVIAIFISDQRMPEMPGVDFLQKAVKIYPDAKRVLLTAYSDTDAAIKAINDVQLDYYLMKPWDPPEEKLYPVVNDLLNDWQSHYIPAFKGIKLIGFQFSPQSHIIKDYLGSNLIPYQWLDIERNEEAKTLFAANNLCNDQLPTVIYEDGAFEARPTINNIAEKLGISAALSNEIYDVVIIGAGPAGLAASVYGASEGLRTLLIERKAPGGQAGSSSRIENYLGFPAGLSGSDLTHRAITQAKRLGAEFLSPRSVQNIQERDGYKYIILEDGSEIISRSIVITTGVDYRKLEVKGVDQFTGAGVYYGAAITEASACKDKQVYIIGGGNSAGQAAMYLSKFAQKVNIVIRREDLTATMSAYLIEQIAGTPNIEVLAFTEVIEARGENSLKELTIINVNTKETKDVEASALYIFIGAKPYTEWVQMGIIKSKGFIETGRDLTGYDEFNKQWKLKRDPFLLETSCPGIFAAGDVRAGAMNRVASAVGEGSMAISFVHKYLAEV from the coding sequence ATGAGCCGCCCTATCATATTTGCCATCGACGATGATCCGCAGGTTTTGCGCGCGTTAAACCGCGACTTGCGTTCACAGTACGGCAAGGAGTATAAAGTAATGAGTACCGAATCGGCAAACGAGGCATTAGAAACCCTTGTTGAAATGAAAAATGCCGGTGATGTTATAGCTATTTTCATAAGCGACCAGCGCATGCCCGAAATGCCTGGTGTCGACTTTTTGCAAAAGGCCGTTAAAATTTACCCCGATGCCAAAAGGGTGTTGCTAACCGCCTATTCAGATACCGATGCTGCCATCAAGGCCATTAACGATGTACAGCTCGACTACTACTTAATGAAGCCATGGGACCCGCCTGAGGAGAAATTATATCCGGTGGTGAATGATTTGCTAAACGATTGGCAATCGCATTACATACCAGCTTTTAAGGGTATTAAACTGATCGGTTTCCAGTTTTCGCCACAATCACATATCATAAAAGATTATTTGGGCAGTAATCTTATACCATACCAATGGTTGGATATTGAGCGCAATGAGGAAGCTAAAACTCTTTTTGCAGCTAATAATCTTTGTAACGACCAGCTGCCCACCGTTATATATGAAGATGGTGCTTTTGAAGCCCGGCCAACCATTAACAACATTGCCGAAAAGCTGGGTATCAGCGCAGCACTAAGTAACGAGATTTACGATGTGGTAATTATAGGTGCCGGTCCTGCGGGTTTAGCGGCTTCGGTTTATGGAGCATCCGAAGGATTACGCACCTTATTAATAGAGCGTAAAGCACCGGGCGGCCAGGCCGGTTCAAGTTCTCGTATCGAAAATTATCTGGGTTTCCCGGCAGGTTTAAGCGGGTCCGATTTAACGCATCGTGCCATTACACAAGCCAAACGTTTGGGTGCTGAATTTTTATCGCCTCGTTCGGTACAAAACATACAAGAACGTGATGGTTATAAGTACATTATCCTGGAGGATGGTTCAGAAATTATCAGCCGCTCGATCGTAATTACTACAGGGGTTGATTATCGCAAACTCGAAGTAAAAGGCGTTGACCAATTTACGGGTGCCGGTGTATATTACGGTGCTGCAATTACCGAGGCTTCGGCTTGTAAAGACAAGCAGGTATACATTATTGGCGGTGGTAACTCGGCCGGTCAGGCGGCTATGTACCTGTCAAAATTTGCCCAAAAGGTAAATATTGTTATCCGCCGCGAAGATTTAACGGCTACCATGTCGGCTTATTTAATTGAGCAGATTGCCGGTACACCAAATATCGAGGTATTAGCATTTACCGAAGTAATTGAAGCCCGTGGTGAAAACAGTTTAAAAGAATTAACTATAATTAACGTAAATACCAAAGAAACCAAAGACGTGGAGGCCAGCGCTCTATATATATTTATTGGGGCTAAACCCTACACCGAGTGGGTGCAAATGGGCATCATCAAAAGCAAAGGCTTTATTGAAACCGGGCGCGACCTTACAGGCTACGATGAATTTAATAAACAATGGAAGCTTAAACGCGATCCGTTTTTGCTGGAAACCAGTTGCCCAGGAATTTTTGCCGCAGGTGATGTACGTGCCGGGGCTATGAACCGGGTGGCATCGGCTGTTGGAGAGGGCTCAATGGCTATTAGCTTTGTACATAAGTATTTGGCAGAGGTTTAA
- a CDS encoding S9 family peptidase produces the protein MKQSLLFLLAFTILGTPALAQTKQMLKPNDAYKISALSDPQLSPDGKWVSYSLSDVDTAKNKRTTHLWMQSWDGKESVQLTHGDDAASTARWSPDGKYLSFMSSRADSKNSQVWVIDRRGGEGRKLTNIKGNINSYAWSPDATKLLMVITDPEFNGKEAPKTPNPIQIDRYHFKQDGQGYLSTKEHSHLYIYDIEKKKLDTLTRGDKDEEAAEWSPDGKQIVFTSNRTADPDYNANDDIYVIDAKPGAKMQQLTIWTGTERQPHWSPDGKHISYLRSTSNANYIMYDQSVLFMMDADGKNNIIVTEQLDRGVSSVTWTKDSQNIAFLVGDDRLVYMAQYNLATKAITTINKGMYSFSDVKYHSPDNWVVRTSNPYLPPELFALENGKLRQLTFHQKQWLSGVKLAHVEPFQAVSKDGNKVSSVLYLPDSSKRKNLPLIAFIHGGPTSQDDYSFALIQQTLASNGYAVVSINYRGSLGRGINYTKVISGDWGNKEVLDILGTVDELVKQKIADPNRLGIGGWSYGGILTDYTIATTTRFKAACSGAGTASLLGMYGIDQYILQYDNELGVPWKNVDKYLKLSYPFLHADRIKTPTLFMVGQRDFNVPAAGSEQMYQALRTLNVPTELIVYPNQFHGLSVPTYQVDRVQRYLDWYGKYLLGKNKN, from the coding sequence ATGAAACAATCTTTACTTTTTTTATTAGCCTTTACCATATTGGGCACTCCTGCATTGGCTCAAACCAAACAGATGCTCAAACCTAATGATGCCTATAAAATTTCGGCGCTGAGCGACCCGCAATTATCTCCCGATGGCAAATGGGTTTCGTACAGTCTTTCGGATGTTGATACGGCCAAAAATAAGCGTACCACCCACCTGTGGATGCAAAGTTGGGATGGCAAAGAGTCGGTACAGTTAACGCATGGCGATGATGCTGCAAGTACAGCGCGGTGGAGTCCTGATGGAAAATATCTGTCATTCATGTCCTCAAGAGCGGATAGCAAGAACTCCCAGGTTTGGGTAATTGACCGCCGGGGAGGAGAAGGACGTAAGCTCACAAATATTAAAGGTAATATTAACAGCTATGCCTGGAGTCCGGATGCTACCAAACTGCTTATGGTAATAACCGATCCCGAATTTAATGGTAAAGAGGCACCAAAAACACCTAACCCCATTCAAATAGACCGTTACCATTTTAAACAGGATGGGCAAGGCTATTTGTCGACTAAAGAGCACTCGCACTTGTATATTTATGATATAGAGAAGAAAAAACTTGATACTCTTACCCGTGGCGACAAAGATGAAGAGGCAGCAGAGTGGAGCCCTGATGGCAAACAAATTGTATTCACCAGTAACCGCACCGCCGATCCAGACTATAATGCCAACGACGATATTTATGTGATAGATGCCAAGCCCGGTGCTAAAATGCAACAGCTCACCATCTGGACCGGCACCGAACGTCAACCGCACTGGAGCCCCGATGGTAAACACATATCATACCTGCGTTCAACAAGCAACGCCAATTACATTATGTATGATCAAAGTGTACTTTTTATGATGGATGCCGATGGTAAAAATAATATTATCGTAACCGAACAGTTAGATCGCGGAGTAAGTAGCGTTACATGGACAAAGGACAGTCAGAATATTGCCTTTTTAGTTGGCGACGACCGCTTGGTTTACATGGCTCAATATAATTTAGCAACTAAAGCTATTACAACTATTAATAAGGGCATGTATAGCTTTAGCGATGTTAAATATCACAGTCCCGATAACTGGGTAGTGCGTACGAGTAATCCATACCTTCCGCCTGAGTTGTTCGCATTGGAAAATGGGAAACTTCGCCAGTTAACTTTTCATCAAAAGCAATGGTTGAGTGGAGTTAAACTGGCGCATGTAGAACCATTCCAAGCAGTAAGCAAGGATGGCAACAAGGTATCAAGCGTATTATATTTGCCTGATAGCTCCAAGCGTAAAAATTTACCGTTGATTGCTTTTATTCATGGCGGTCCAACCTCTCAAGATGATTACAGTTTTGCGTTAATACAGCAAACCTTAGCCAGTAATGGTTATGCCGTGGTAAGCATTAACTATCGTGGCAGTTTGGGTAGGGGCATAAACTACACCAAGGTAATTTCAGGAGATTGGGGCAATAAAGAAGTGCTGGATATTTTGGGTACGGTAGATGAATTGGTGAAACAAAAAATTGCCGACCCTAACCGTTTAGGCATAGGCGGCTGGAGTTATGGCGGTATACTTACCGACTACACTATTGCCACCACAACACGCTTTAAAGCGGCTTGCAGCGGTGCAGGTACCGCATCATTACTGGGTATGTATGGTATTGACCAATACATTTTGCAATATGATAATGAATTGGGGGTGCCATGGAAAAACGTAGATAAATATCTCAAACTATCGTACCCATTCCTGCATGCCGACCGCATAAAAACGCCAACCCTGTTTATGGTTGGTCAGCGCGATTTTAACGTGCCGGCCGCCGGTAGCGAGCAAATGTACCAGGCTTTGCGTACACTCAATGTTCCGACAGAACTAATTGTTTATCCAAATCAGTTTCACGGTTTAAGTGTACCCACTTACCAGGTTGACAGGGTACAACGTTATTTAGATTGGTATGGCAAATACTTATTAGGGAAAAATAAAAACTAA
- a CDS encoding DUF4268 domain-containing protein: MYSKEQASQLRQTFWTTFGQYIAPQPSAEGLKINWVNYKTGIKYLNFRMQAENRSASIGIEISHPDAGIQELFFEQFKELRLVLADALNEDWEWVLHTNDEYGKTISRIYTQINGVSIFNRDDWPTLISFFKPRIIALDEFWDTAKYSFDALK, encoded by the coding sequence ATGTATTCAAAAGAACAGGCTTCTCAACTTCGTCAAACTTTTTGGACCACCTTTGGGCAGTACATTGCCCCACAACCATCTGCCGAAGGCTTAAAAATAAATTGGGTAAATTATAAAACCGGTATTAAATATCTCAACTTTCGTATGCAGGCCGAGAACCGTTCAGCAAGTATCGGCATCGAAATATCACACCCCGACGCTGGTATACAGGAGTTGTTTTTTGAACAGTTTAAGGAATTAAGATTGGTACTTGCCGATGCACTTAACGAAGACTGGGAATGGGTGTTGCATACAAACGATGAGTACGGCAAAACCATAAGCCGCATTTACACGCAAATAAACGGTGTGAGTATTTTTAATAGAGATGATTGGCCCACACTTATTTCTTTTTTTAAGCCGCGTATTATTGCACTTGATGAGTTTTGGGACACTGCTAAGTATAGCTTTGATGCGTTAAAGTAG
- a CDS encoding GNAT family N-acetyltransferase: MEKNSITDAEFASKGYIISTDKQLLDFEVIYNFLNNESYWSKGIPPERLQRAIENSICFGIYKESKLCVFARVVTDMATFAYICDVFVLSNYRGEGLSKWLIQNIFEHPDLQGLRRWSLATADAHGLYEQYGFTVINKPERWMEIFTPYLTTTETLN, encoded by the coding sequence ATGGAAAAAAATTCAATCACTGATGCCGAATTTGCCAGTAAAGGCTACATCATATCTACCGATAAGCAATTGCTTGATTTTGAAGTAATCTATAATTTTCTTAATAATGAATCTTACTGGAGCAAAGGCATTCCGCCCGAAAGACTGCAGCGGGCTATAGAAAATTCTATCTGCTTTGGCATTTACAAGGAAAGTAAATTATGTGTCTTTGCACGCGTAGTGACCGATATGGCCACGTTTGCTTATATATGCGATGTGTTTGTATTAAGCAATTACCGCGGTGAAGGGTTATCAAAATGGTTAATACAAAATATTTTTGAACACCCAGACCTGCAGGGGTTGAGACGCTGGTCGTTAGCCACGGCCGATGCACATGGATTGTATGAGCAGTACGGCTTTACAGTTATAAATAAACCCGAACGCTGGATGGAGATCTTCACCCCTTATTTAACTACTACTGAAACGCTGAATTAA
- a CDS encoding RNA-binding domain-containing protein, with product MNIKRLIMEGEGVSLDFKKTITSCEKIAKTMVSFANNKGGKLLIGVLDDGGIKGVKSEDEERYMITKAAHFYAKPALDPIFEEIYIDDKVVLVVEIEPSDTKPHYALGDDGKWWVYIRVKDKSVLASKIVVDVLKRSDKNEGVLIEYSSKEKALLEYLDQNERITVRQYCELLNMSRRRAQRIMVNLVLSGVIRVHTTEKEEFYTAA from the coding sequence ATGAACATCAAGAGGCTTATTATGGAGGGAGAAGGCGTTTCGCTGGATTTTAAAAAAACCATTACCAGTTGCGAAAAAATAGCCAAAACCATGGTTTCGTTTGCTAACAACAAGGGCGGAAAACTACTGATCGGCGTGCTTGACGATGGAGGCATTAAGGGTGTAAAATCGGAAGACGAAGAACGTTACATGATTACTAAAGCGGCTCACTTTTATGCCAAACCGGCCCTCGACCCCATATTTGAAGAGATTTATATTGACGATAAGGTTGTGCTGGTAGTTGAAATTGAACCCAGTGATACCAAACCCCACTATGCCCTGGGCGATGATGGCAAGTGGTGGGTTTACATTCGCGTAAAAGACAAAAGCGTACTGGCCAGTAAAATAGTGGTGGATGTGCTCAAACGATCTGATAAGAACGAAGGTGTACTCATCGAGTATTCATCCAAAGAAAAAGCCTTGCTGGAGTACCTGGATCAAAATGAGCGCATAACCGTTAGGCAATACTGCGAACTACTGAACATGAGCCGACGACGCGCCCAACGCATTATGGTTAACCTGGTGCTCTCGGGCGTAATACGCGTTCATACCACCGAAAAGGAAGAATTCTATACAGCAGCTTAG